A stretch of the Argentina anserina chromosome 6, drPotAnse1.1, whole genome shotgun sequence genome encodes the following:
- the LOC126799356 gene encoding uncharacterized protein LOC126799356, with amino-acid sequence MSVLDKEISSSSRDDDEEEEDDENGGDVNERCRCRGKDRKKQSSKIGFSRNLGKAKQVVLFPFTKAKKQLPRRNRGAASSCSPFSSGKRFGVSGGNAGCYLCFMPPLNVDSSAESPSSDPNSPNFTHGKLRSLIEKNDFYSRECNYHLDFDAKSPC; translated from the coding sequence ATGTCTGTGCTTGATAAAGAGATATCAAGCAGTAGtagagatgatgatgaggaggaagaagatgatgaaaatggcGGTGATGTCAATGAGAGGTGCAGATGCAGAGGCAAGGATCGAAAGAAGCAGAGTAGTAAAATTGGGTTTTCAAGGAATTTGGGGAAGGCCAAACAGGTGGTCCTGTTTCCATTCACAAAAGCCAAGAAGCAATTGCCCAGAAGAAACAGGGGAGCTGCTTCTTCTTGTTCCCCGTTTTCTTCAGGTAAGAGGTTTGGAGTTAGTGGAGGTAATGCAGGATGTTACTTATGTTTCATGCCACCATTAAATGTGGATTCATCGGCTGAGTCTCCGAGCAGTGATCCGAATAGCCCGAATTTTACTCACGGGAAGTTGAGGAGTTTGATTGAGAAGAATGATTTTTATTCCAGAGAATGCAATTACCATTTAGATTTTGATGCTAAGTCACCATGCTAG